The Antennarius striatus isolate MH-2024 chromosome 23, ASM4005453v1, whole genome shotgun sequence genome has a segment encoding these proteins:
- the LOC137590301 gene encoding uncharacterized protein isoform X4 — protein MSHSLDSSYDSEKQSSTSSTGQYGLSSRQAENNLHIIYSHLGLMPSLGSSVNSSVSLDSSGAASPLVIPWLMEKRAEYNGFVKDSDIERSTDIHIDRAREEGVAHENSLQFSNVAIPQRDVLCSSHTRMASYPMSSTTTSQGQRHSNFKCSSSLDWLLNCNTPSADDSKSPAPSKYVSASENKFNASRDGEYDKQSILGCNDGDYRFPNNLEPLVTSSQPKYTAESANELLSSLGLEKDDLEYLISYPEDQITPANLPFILRQIRIQKTKRTTAAVLPNCYPEPQFPGTMSGTDSQSLSSLNFAEKPQEELTLAAQPSDMFDYGHTGNYTGVVGNGSRKTSDSRTTESGSMMLYTCENSKHNQEPSQKSQSELENSVLGSSTDQGSPVSCLSSKHIPVRISATPPSYQQTKRLQTQLNLTSLTAYKSGASELAPLKEPETNRQSTLETQTQSTLASHIQSNKPDLIVNDAECNSKKLTKVPAQEMKAAEQLKKQQIKEQTEKQPVVKRSKQKKQQTQKRPVSQTLKAVLISHQKSSLHLTNRKCLQKERSCHRLSSPRRSLDRVSSPRRSLDRLSSPRRSLDRLSSPRWSLDRLSSPRRSLDRLSSPRRSLDRLSSPRRSLDRLSSPSRRRDRLSSPRRSLDRLSSSRRSLDRLSAPRERRDQLSSPRRSLDRLSSPRRSLDRLSSPRRSLDRLSSSRRSLDRLSAPRRTRDRQTSPRWSHVRVSSPRRSFDRLSSPRRSLDRLSSPRRSLDRLSSPRRSLDRLSSPRRSLDRLSSPRRSLDRVSSPRRSLDRLSSPRRSLDRLSSPRRSLDRLSSPRRSLDRLSSPRKSLDRLSSPRRSLDRLSSPRRSRDRLSSPRRRRDRLSSPRRSRDRLSSPRRRRDQLSSPRRSRDRLSSPRRSLDWLSSPRRSLDRLSSPRRSLDRLPSPRRGNDRPSSQRMGYDRPSSPRRGYDRPSSPRRGYNRPSSPRRGYNRPSLPRMGYDQASRASKDSAFKQKKPISAKSLAKKLLKASAVQSLSEQCDIEAMAKTLGSVILAELTKVKSASASLSSASSSPKAEEELLSTPSKSSSDLRKRQSGKSSPPTVVRLQGVDKSLSRNDVVTALEHYGRTKSVLLFRSKLQAVACYENEEDAKKLMTVESLNVKGLPVTVVRHKDEEKMPHQDKPSTSSVSNPQTNESITAARPRKVLLPTPKRPLFSGKRESFANILITRMFDCPGTATKPKVLMSKSKKISTRQLAKTIKAGKLPVKKAKKRQSTSSGSMLGTGQSKQKPTAETSVTSVTQSVVEKKETDATSTTEEAVGPQEDKAEIETSNVTSFKPQHQSELDQDAEELQSMQLEETGLGATEPMEVDIRESQTPSSPFETHPEDTKTIKQDVVTSVTTQADPSVRNPSVTVVSRHQAAASTSSEPGPESSHLTIGEMVEEHMNIERLVCINLKTCFTPKFLSHGPRVCKVLVTGLPPYYDGCYTEKDIVKMLIPLGFESHTRAIYVVPQMCMALVQISKANFVQYLKQEARRKNILKFKGHKIKLRVLKNDIDMTQRGMYIFLMKLMNSPVTCLGFKVVFIKNISPSEIETLREMVKKQCCIKNFLPLLNKVYIEFKTAWDADQFGICCNLLPKNPHRGVYRLRSEKISESIELPACGNTSDCQDVATERYPSAEAIPPKSTTPFWMTITTCPYLYPTSFPYFINPNNLTVNGEKDMEEANRIGSKIPTIMLTGFTNGLHKHEDVVKLLRPYFPKHNLDFLYYNVLVLPLQRRAFVFFTDWTSCCDFVRDHISKPVSVRNCTLTVHFVLEDMGPVSSEEMVYRTAMKWTSPEFPVSPPETLEDRLLCVEVSVTFVALIKMVINMIGSLATLVNFLPLSNKIYVEIADSRGITQVMKKIQGRSKKQRLCLKSLKERLQHKREWETQPSVTSEQRAAASSNVAGEEDAEKPGPEISNVPTADPKENPSGVPQIDNHIFKVIKEAVRQHRLTQRTTPLFAGIAMEEDSSADVQQTGPKEDQTLQVLDSVNNEDKVGPEEFSEMEIDGTFQVLDCLTEDQATTDEVSALVQDDCSSTIKSLTGDAAVPVGDASEERSAGPPDQEMHKNDSQVLGSSCKQGSNGKRGKGLSTQSYKDLKYPDGQISNEDQPLEDHDEKLKDLNSLFTEQGTFEILDSVEEIVTKHENQKPGTPSCQISDENVTSIANDSLKVVDSLKGLTPATETESQSDGKGEKAKKRETTIRNDRPSRRITSSKNEENNSGKKQDKAAIKMDPTTDGGKKGTGTMDKMDFQIVYSVEDESVVDTSTNIERSGRRRSARGKKDEKITSTLTNIPDKPVEDEEATADEPTITTRSARGKMKKTVAPKKAIPTRRAKSARIQEQNKEQTKNKEADVTNESPNRSGISETEACEEDSTYKIFDSVEEVGKNNRPATGQKRKRGRPKKLTKKAKQDNAASKQVENDASKTVTDEEATSVLISLNETLVTLDEAGSDEKKMQEEAKQEDEPVKKSTSSKVSIKHEREEEKEPTDIPSPTSLGASMSLDKNLRSSDDQPEVLKTEVEVEAAAKADIDSTSSGADRPPELETLDGCKDEGWSRRDIKDVSKQRGDLTEPEAKRCRFHSPCDPADFKLPSLKPPVSDEGEKETELPCVDPFGQPGVKDDSVGVASAQRPDVKPAFEARTENRESHNSYCPPLGEKRIQFFDKFGTRFNDKDLINPNNWGKIASARQGRVPRHNPFSHMDVWKSTQIKSESTMLSCFAVETPNKPANQCDVRMTIYHHNHGPWAEVEMMEKERTQLLTFLVAPPGPVFPTLPQGCFYNGPTGIMKTHKRKKYM, from the exons ATGTCTCATTCCCTTGATAGCTCTTATGACTCTGAGAAACAAAGTTCAACCAGCTCTACTGGGCAGTATGGACTCTCCAGTAGGCAGGCCGAGAATAATCTTCACATAATATACTCTCATCTCGGACTTATGCCCAGCCTTGGTTCTTCTGTAAATTCTTCTGTGAGTCTAGATAGCTCTGGTGCAGCATCTCCATTGGTTATTCCTTGGTTGATGGAGAAAAGAGCGGAATACAATGGGTTCGTGAAAGATAGTGACATAGAAAGATCAACAGACATACATATTGACAGAGCCAGAGAGGAAGGGGTGGCTCATGAAAACAGTTTACAGTTTAGTAATGTGGCGATCCCACAAAGAGATGTGTTGTGCTCCTCGCACACTAGAATGGCCTCATACCCAATGTCCTCAACCACTACTTCTCAAGGGCAAAGACACTCAAACTTTAAATGCAGTAGCTCCTTGGACTGGTTATTGAACTGCAATACACCCAGTGCCGATGACAGCAAATCACCCGCTCCATCTAAATATGTAAGTGccagtgaaaataaattcaatgcCTCCAGGGATGGAGAATATGACAAGCAGTCCATTCTTGGGTGTAATGATGGGGATTATCGATTTCCAAATAACCTTGAGCCCCTTGTGACGTCCAGTCAACCCAAGTACACTGCTGAATCAGCTAATGAACTTCTTTCATCCCTCGGACTTGAAAAAGATGACTTGGAGTATCTCATCTCCTACCCTGAAGACCAGATTACCCCTGCTAACCTCCCGTTCATCTTACGCCAAATTCGCATTCAGAAGACCAAGAGAACTACAGCAGCAGTTCTGCCAAATTGCTACCCTGAGCCCCAATTCCCTGGAACCATGAGTGGAACGGACAGTCAGAGCTTGAGTTCTTTGAACTTTGCAGAGAAGCCCCAGGAGGAATTGACATTGGCTGCTCAACCAAGCGACATGTTTGATTATGGACATACAGGCAATTATACCGGAGTAGTTGGGAATGGAAGTAGAAAGACCAGTGACAGTAGAACCACTGAGAGTGGAAGTATGATGTTGTACACTTGTGAGAATAGCAAACACAATCAAGAACCTTCACAAAAAAGCCAAAGTGAACTTGAAAACAGTGTTTTAGGTTCTTCTACTGACCAGGGGAgtcctgtttcctgtctcagCTCTAAACACATACCAGTACGGATATCTGCGACACCCCCAAGCTATCAACAGACCAAACGATTGCAGACACAGTTAAATCTGACCTCCCTAACAGCTTACAAATCTGGGGCCTCCGAACTTGCTCCTCTAAAAGAACCAGAAACGAATCGCCAATCAACATTGGAGACCCAAACACAAAGCACACTTGCCAGTCATATTCAGTCCAACAAACCTGACCTCATTGTGAATGATGCTGAATGCAACAGCAAGAAACTGACAAAAGTTCCAGCTCAAGAGATGAAAGCTGCTGAGCAGTTAAAAAAACAGCAGATCAAGGAACAAACAGAGAAGCAGCCAGTTGTGAAAcgatcaaaacaaaaaaagcagcagaCACAAAAACGGCCTGTATCACAGACGTTGAAAGCG GTGTTGATCTCCCACCAGAAGAGCAGCCTTCATCTTACCAACCGCAAATGCCTGCAGAAAGA aaggagctgccATCGACTGTCATCACCAAGAAGGAGCCTCGATCGAGTGTCATCACCAAGAAGGAGCCTCGATCGACTGTCATCACCGAGAAGGAGCCTCGATCGACTGTCATCACCGAGATGGAGCCTCGATCGACTGTCATCACCGAGAAGGAGCCTCGATCGACTGTCATCACCGAGAAGGAGCCTCGATCGACTGTCATCACCGAGAAGGAGCCTCGATCGACTGTCATCACCAAGCAGGAGGCGAGATCGACTGTCATCACCGAGAAGGAGCCTCGATCGACTGTCATCATCAAGAAGGAGCCTCGATCGACTGTCAGCACCAAGGGAGAGGCGAGATCAACTGTCATCACCAAGAAGGAGCCTCGATCGACTGTCATCACCGAGAAGGAGCCTCGATCGACTGTCATCACCGAGAAGGAGCCTCGATCGACTGTCATCATCAAGAAGGAGCCTCGATCGACTGTCAGCACCACGAAGGACCCGAGATCGACAGACATCACCACGATGGAGCCACGTTCGAGTGTCATCACCACGAAGGAGCTTTGATCGACTGTCATCACCGAGAAGGAGCCTCGATCGACTGTCATCACCGAGAAGGAGCCTCGATCGACTGTCATCACCGAGAAGGAGCCTCGATCGACTGTCATCACCGAGAAGGAGCCTCGATCGACTGTCATCACCAAGAAGGAGCCTCGATCGAGTGTCATCACCAAGAAGGAGCCTCGATCGACTGTCATCACCGAGAAGGAGCCTCGATCGACTGTCATCACCGAGAAGGAGCCTCGATCGACTGTCATCACCGAGAAGGAGCCTCGATCGACTGTCATCACCAAGAAAGAGCCTCGACCGACTGTCATCACCAAGAAGGAGCCTCGATCGACTGTCATCACCAAGAAGGAGCCGAGATCGACTGTCATCACCGAGAAGGAGGCGAGATCGACTGTCATCACCAAGAAGGAGCCGAGATCGACTGTCATCACCGAGAAGGAGACGAGATCAACTGTCATCACCGAGAAGGAGTCGAGATCGACTGTCATCACCAAGAAGGAGCCTTGATTGGCTGTCATCACCACGAAGGAGCCTCGATCGACTGTCATCACCACGAAGGAGCCTCGATCGACTGCCATCACCAAGAAGGGGCAACGATCGACCGTCATCACAAAGAATGGGCTACGATCGACCATCATCACCAAGAAGAGGCTACGATCGACCATCATCACCAAGAAGGGGCTACAATCGACCATCATCACCAAGAAGGGGCTACAATCGACCATCGTTACCAAGAATGGGCTACGATCAAGCATCAAGGGCATCAAAAGACTCAGCCTTTAAACAAAAGAAGCCCATCAGTGCAAAGAGCCTGGCGAAGAAATTACTGAAAGCATCAG CTGTTCAATCTCTTTCAGAACAGTGTGACATTGAGGCTATGGCTAAGACTCTGGGTTCTGTCATACTAGCTGAACTAACCAAGGTGAAGTCAGCTTCTGCCTCAttgtcatcagcatcatcatccccTAAAGCAGAGGAAGAGTTACTGTCAACGCCCTCAAAATCAAGCTCTGACCTGCGGAAAAGACAG TCCGGCAAATCTTCACCTCCAACAGTGGTGAGACTACAAGGGGTTGATAAATCTCTGTCGCGCAATGACGTCGTCACAGCTTTGGAGCACTATGGGAGAACCAAATCGGTTTTACTATTTCGGTCTAAACTGCAG GCAGTGGCCTGTTACGAGAACGAGGAAGATGCAAAGAAGCTGATGACTGTAGAGAGCCTTAATGTCAAAGGATTACCAGTCACTGTCGTCAGACATAAG GATGAGGAAAAGATGCCTCATCAGGA taaacCTTCCACATCCAGTGTATCCAATCCTCAAACCAATGAATCTATAACCGCTGCCAGGCCTAGAAAGGTTCTTCTCCCTACACCTAAAAGGCCTTTATTCTCTGGCAAAAGAGAGTCTTTTGCAAACATTCTTATCACTCGGATGTTTGACTGTCCAGGGACTGCCACTAAGCCCAAAGTCCTAATGTCCAAATCAAAAAAGATCTCAACCAGGCAGTTGGCTAAAACTATAAAAGCAGGGAAGTTGCCTGTCAAAAAGGCCAAAAAGAGGCAAAGTACATCATCTGGATCCATGTTAGGAACCGGTCAGTCCAAGCAGAAACCTACAGCTGAGACTTCAGTTACCAGTGTTACACAATCTGtggtggagaaaaaagaaacagacgcCACCTCAACAACTGAAGAGGCAGTTGGGCCGCAGGAAGACAAAGCAGAGATTGAAACCTCAAATGTGACCAGTTTTAAACCTCAGCATCAATCAGAACTGGACCAAGATGCTGAAGAGCTTCAATCAATGCAGCTTGAGGAAACAGGACTTGGTGCCACAGAGCCCATGGAGGTTGACATTCGTGAGAGTCAGACACCAAGTAGTCCGTTTGAAACCCACCcagaagacacaaaaacaataaaacaag ATGTGGTGACATCAGTGACGACACAAGCTGATCCGTCAGTCAGGAATCCATCCGTCACCGTTGTGAGCCGACATCAAGCAGCTGCATCCACGTCGTCTGAACCCGGGCCTGAAAGCAGTCATCTGACAATTGGAGAGATGGTGGAGGAACACATGAATATTGAAAGACTAG TGTGCATCAACTTGAAAACCTGCTTTACACCAAAG TTTCTAAGTCATGGTCCCCGAGTTTGTAAGGTGCTGGTGACTGGTTTACCTCCATATTACGATGGCTGCTACACAGAGAAGGACATAGTCAAAATGCTCATCCCGTTGGGGTTTGAAAGTCACACTCGAGCTATTTATGTTGTTCCTCAAATGTGTATG GCTTTGGTCCAGATTTCAAAAGCAAACTTTGTCCAGTACCTAAAGCAAGAAGCCAGGAGAAAGAACATCTTGAAATTCAAAGGACATAAAATCAAGTTACGTGTACTCAAGAATGACATAGACATGACCCAG AGAGGGATGTACATCTTTCTCATGAAGCTAATGAATTCT CCTGTGACTTGTCTAGGATTCAAAGTAGTCTTCATCAAGAACATTTCACCAAGTGAGATTGAGACCCTCAGGGAAATGGTGAAGAAACAATGTTGCATCAAGAACTTCCTACCACTCCTGAACAAG GTATATATAGAATTCAAGACCGCTTGGGATGCTGATCAGTTCGGAATTTGTTGCAATCTCCTTCCCAAAAACCCCCATCGTGGAGTCTACAGGCTGAGATcagaaaaaatatctgaatcCATCG AATTGCCAGCTTGTGGAAACACTTCAGACTGTCAAGATGTTGCAACAGAACGTTACCCTTCAGCAGAAGCCATTCCACCAAAAAGCACCACACCATTTTGGATGACGATAACAACTTGTCCTTATTTATACCCTACTTCATTTCCTTATTTCATCAACCCCA ATAACCTGACGGTCAACGGAGAGAAGGACATGGAG GAGGCCAACCGTATTGGCTCCAAGATCCCCACAATCATGTTGACTGGTTTTACCAATGGATTGCACAAGCATGAGGATGTGGTCAAGCTACTGAGGCCATATTTTCCCAAACACAACCTTGACTTCCTGTACTACAACGTGTTGGTCCTTCCACTGCAGAGGAGG GCCTTTGTGTTTTTCACCGACTGGACTTCATGCTGCGATTTTGTTAGAGATCACATCTCAAAACCGGTTTCTGTCAGAAACTGCACTCTCACAGTCCACTTTGTGTTGGAAGACATGGGTCCTGTGTCCAGTGAG GAAATGGTGTATAGAACTGCCATGAAGTGGACCTCTCCT GAGTTTCCAGTGTCTCCCCCAGAGACCCTGGAGGATCGGttgctgtgtgtggaggtttcTGTGACATTTGTAGCCCTCATCAAGATGGTCATAAACATGATCGGCTCCTTGGCAACACTTGTCAACTTCCTGCCGTTGTCTAATAAG ATATATGTGGAGATAGCGGACTCACGTGGCATCACTCAggtgatgaaaaaaatacaaggaagATCTAAAAAGCAACGTCTTTG tTTGAAGAGTCTAAAAGAGAGACTACAGCATAAAAGGGAGTGGGAAACCCAGCCTTCTGTCACCTCTGAACAGAGAGCTGCTGCCTCAAGCAATGtagctggagaggaggatgctgAGAAACCAGGTCCAGAGATCTCCAATGTACCCACTGCTGATCCTAAAGAGAACCCTTCAGGTGTTCCTCAGATTGATAACCATATTTTTAAGGTGATCAAAGAAGCTGTTCGCCAGCACAGACTCACCCAACGGACCACACCCCTGTTTGCAGGGATAGCG ATGGAGGAGGATAGCAGCGCTGATGTCCAGCAAACTGGACCAAAAGAAGACCAGACTTTGCAAGTCTTGGACAGTGTTAACAATGAAGACAAAGTTGGTCCAGAGGAATTCAGTGAAATGGAAATTGACGGCACATTCCAAGTGTTGGACTGTCTCACTGAAGATCAAGCTACTACAGATGAAGTCAGTGCCCTGGTCCAGGATGATTGTTCCTCCACAATAAAGTCATTGACTGGAGATGCTGCAGTTCCTGTCGGTGATGCATCTGAAGAAAGATCAGCAGGTCCACCAGATCAAGAGATGCATAAAAATGATTCACAAGTTTTAGGTTCAAGTTGCAAACAAGGTTCAAATGGTAAGAGAGGGAAAGGGCTTTCAACACAATCCTACAAAGATCTGAAGTATCCTGATGGACAAATCTCAAATGAAGACCAGCCCCTTGAAGACCATGACGAAAAATTAAAAGATCTCAACAGTCTTTTCACTGAACAAGGAACCTTTGAGATTTTGGACTCGGTTGAAGAAATTGTAACAAAACATGAGAACCAAAAACCTGGAACTCCTAGTTGCCAGATATCTGACGAAAATGTTACGTCCATCGCCAATGACTCCTTGAAGGTAGTGGATTCTTTGAAAGGTCTTACACCTGCTACAGAAACTGAGTCACAGTCTGATGGCAAGGGGGAAAAGGCCAAGAAAAGGGAGACAACCATTAGAAATGATAGACCATCAAGGAGGATCACATCCTCCAAAAATGAAGAGAATAATTCAGGTAAAAAACAGGACAAGGCAGCAATAAAAATGGACCCCACAACAGACGGTGGTAAAAAAGGCACAGGGACTATGGACAAGATGGATTTTCAAATAGTATACTCAGTTGAAGATGAATCAGTTGTAGATACCTCCACCAACATAGAAAGGTCTGGTAGGAGAAGGAGTGCAAGGGGCAAGAAGGATGAAAAAATTACATCAACTCTCACAAACATTCCTGACAAACCTGTCGAGGACGAGGAAGCTACAGCAGATGAACCAACCATCACAACAAGATCTGCCAGAGGAAAAATGAAGAAGACAGTCGCTCCAAAAAAAGCCATTCCAACAAGGAGGGCCAAGTCTGCTCGGATACAGGAGCAAAACAAGGAACAAACTAAGAATAAAGAGGCTGACGTAACAAATGAAAGCCCAAACAGGAGTGGAATCAGTGAAACAGAAGCTTGTGAGGAGGATTCTACTTACAAAATATTTGACTCCGTAGAAGAAGTCGGTAAGAATAACCGACCAGCAACgggccaaaaaagaaaaaggggaagaccaaagaaatTGACTAAAAAAGCCAAACAAGATAATGCAGCATCAAAACAAGTGGAGAATGATGCATCCAAAACTGTGACTGATGAAGAGGCAACCAGCGTACTCATCAGCTTGAATGAA aCCTTGGTGACTTTAGATGAAGCAGGCAGTGATGAGAAAAAGATGCAGGAAGAAGCCAAACAGGAAGATGAACCAG TGAAGAAATCTACCAGCAGCAAAGTTTCCATTAAACACGAgcgagaagaagaaaaggaaccAACTGATATACCGTCTCCAACTTCACTCGGTGCTTCGATGTCACTGGACAAAAATCTGCGTTCATCTGACGACCAGCCtgaggtcttgaagacagaggtggaggtggaagcaGCGGCTAAAGCCGACATCGATTCCACCTCTTCAGGAGCGGATCGGCCTCCAGAGCTGGAGACGCTGGACGGATGTAAGGATGAAGGATGGAGCAGGAGAGACATTAAAG aTGTGAGTAAACAGAGGGGGGATCTTACCGAACCTGAAGCAAAGCGATGTCGTTTTCATTCTCCTTGCGACCCTGCCGACTTCAAACTGCCATCGCTGAAG CCCCCTGTCTCAGACGAAGGTGAGAAGGAAACAGAGCTACCATGTGTAGACCCTTTTGGCCAGCCGGGAGTGAAGGACGACAGTGTCGGAGTCGCTTCTGCACAAAGACCAGATGTGAAACCAGCCTTTGAAGCTCGCACTGAAAACAGGGAGTCTCACAATTCATACTGTCCTCCACTTGGGGAGAAAAGGATTCAGTTCTTCGATAAATTTGGGACACGATTCAATGATAAAGATTTGATTAATCCCAACAACTGGGGTAAAATCGCTTCTGCAAGACAAGGAAGGGTTCCACGGCACAATCCTTTCAGTCATATGGACGTTTGGAAGTCCACACAAATTAAGTCTGAGTCAACAATGTTGAGTTGCTTCGCTGTTGAGACCCCCAACAAACCGGCCAATCAGTGCGATGTGCGGATGACCATCTACCATCACAACCACGGTCCTTGGGCTGAGGTAGAGATGATGGAAAAAGAAAGGACTCAACTTCTGACTTTCCTAGTTGCACCACCAGGACCCGTGTTCCCCACACTCCCCCAAGGATGCTTTTATAACGGTCCCACTGGGATCATGAAAACACATAAGAGGAAAAAATACATGTGA